The following is a genomic window from Candidatus Omnitrophota bacterium.
TCAGTTTGGAACCCAGCAGCGATCTTCCAACGATTTTCGCTTCGCTTGCGAATTGGCCCGCAACCAACGCATCGGCGAATTGAAGACCATCTTCGTGGGCGCTCCCGCCAGCTGGCCGATTCCCCAAGACGCGGAGATTCCCGTTCCCGACGATCTGGATTATGACATGTGGCTCGGACCCGCTCCCAAGGTTCCCTATTCCTATCAGCGCTGCCGTCCTTATAACGACAAGGAAAGTTATAGTTCCTGGTATCATATCTACGATTATTGCCTGGGATTCATCGCCAACTGGGGCGTTCACCATCTGGATATCGCGCAGTGGGGAAACGGAACCGACGATACGACTCCCATCGACGTTGAGGGGAAAGGAGAATTCCCCCAGGAAGGCATCGCCAATTGCTGCATCAAGTGGGAACTGGAATTTCACTACGCCAATGGAGTAACCATGATCTATACCGACAATCAGGGGCGAGCCAAGCAGGGGATTCGATTTGAAGGAAGCAAAGGATGGGTGCATGTCAACCGCCAGGGCATCGACGCCGAACCAAAGCCGCTGCTATCCGCTAAAATCGGCAAAGATGAAATTCATCTTCCCGAAAGCGGCGATCATCATCGCAACTTCCTGGATGCGGTAAAAATCCGCGGCGCGACGATATGCCCGGTGGAAACGGCGGTTCATTCGGATACGATCTGTCAGCTTTCTAATATTGCCGTGCGCCTTGGCCGTAAGTTGCGATGGAATCCCGAACTCGAACAATTTATCGATGACGATGAAGCTAACGGCATGTTGAAAAGACCGATGCGGGAGCCATGGACATTGAATGCTTGACGATTTGGGGAACAAATAAAAACGAAATAAGGAAATTCATCATGAATGGGTATAAGACTTACTTTTTCGCCATCGCTCTGTTAGGTTGTTCCTCCGTCTTTGGAAATCCGATTTCGGATGCTTCCGCCGAATTATTTGTGGGTTGGGCTTTCACAGATATCACGCCTGAAAAACCGGTGGCGTTGATCGGCCAGTTAAGCAAGCGGATTTCCCAGTCAGTTCTCGATCCTCTAACCGCGACGGTTTTAGCGCTGGAGACGCAAGGAAAGAACGGCGAACGGGAACAAGCGATTCTGGTTTCGTGCGACGTTCTTTATACTTGCAAGGAAATTCAGGAACGGTTGCAGAATCGGTTGAAAACGGCGATTCCCGATTTCGAGACGGAAAAGTTCTTTATGAACGCTACGCATACTCATACGGCTCCCGGTTTCATCGACGGCGCGTTTAAAGGGTTGTACGACGTGAGCCAGGACGAAGGCGTCATGAAGGCATCCGAATACGCCGATTTTTTCATCGACCGCGTCGGCGCAGCTGCCGTAAAGGCCTGGCGAAATCGAAAGCCGGGCGGCGTAAGTTGGGGATTGGGCCATGCCGTCGTGGGCAGAAACCGCCGCGCACATTATTTCAACGGCTCGACGGCAATGTACGGCAAGACGGATCGCGAAGATTTTTCCAACATCGAGGGTTATGAAGATCACGACGTTAACCTGTTGTTCTTCTGGACGCCGGACAACGAATTGTCAGGGATCATCGTCAATCTCGCCTGCACATCGCAGGAAACGGAAGGCCTGAGCGATATTTCTGCCGATTTTTGGCATGACGCAAGGCTCGAAATCCGCAAACGCATCGGCGGGGATATTTTCATTCTTCCCCAATGTTCCGCGGCGGGCGACCTTTCGCCCCACTATTTGTACAACTCGCAGGCGGAAAAAATCATGCGGGAAAGAAGAGGATTGACAAGCCGTCAGGAAATCGCTCGCCGGATCGCCGACGCTGTGGAGGATGTCTTGCCACTCTCGAAGAAGGATATTGCGCGCAATCCTATCTTCCGTCATGAATTGTCAAAAATCTCGCTTCCCATCCAGGATGCCGAGCGAGTTCCTTTTTACGAAACCGATTCCGTCGATCCCGTTGAAATGCACGCGATTCGTCTGGGCGATATCGCCATCGCCAGCAATCCCTTCGAACTCTATTTGGATTACGGCATTCGAATGAAAGCCAGAAGTCCCGCGTTATTGACTTTTCTCGTGCAACTATCCTGCCAGCACAGCGGCTATCTTCCCACCGAGAAAGCCATTCAAGGCGGCGGCTACAGTGCGGATAAATTTATCGTTGGTCCGGAGGGTGGGCAGATGTTAGTGAACGAAACCGTTCGATTGCTAAATCGGTTATGGGACAAGTAAACTATTCAAAATGGAAAAATATTTGGAAAGGAGCCTATTGAAATGGGAAACATATTGATTGGTTTAAACGCGGAATTTTCTCGCAGTTCGGACAAGCCTTTTGAATGGGCAGTGGAAAAAGCGGCGGAGATGGGATTTAAATATTTCGAACCGATGGTGCACTTTGGCCGCGAACTGATGAGCGAAGCCGGATATTATCACACCGTTTCCATGTTCGACGACCCTTACCGCATCAAGGATGCCTGCGATAAAGCGGGATTGACCATTTCCGCCTTGCAAGCGCATGGCCCCTTAGGACGCCCCGATGTGCACGGCGAATATATCAAACTGGCGATTCGCGCCGCCGCCGAAATCGGCGTTCCCGTGGTTAACACGGACGAAGGCGTCAAGGCTAAATGGACGACGGAAGAGGAAGATTTCGTTTTGATTAAGTATACGTTGCGAGAGGCTTCCTTCATCGCCGAGCGTCGCGGCGTCAAGATTGGCATCGAACCGCACGCTCAATATTCGCGCAATCCCGACGGGCTGGATCGAATCTACAACCTGGTCGATTCTCCCGCCATCGGCATCAATTTCGACACCGGCAACGCCTACTTGTGCGGACATGACGTCTATGCCTGGCTGGAAAGAGTGGCGGAGCGCCTTGTGCATCTGCACGCCAAGGATATTTCGGTGGAGCATTCGGAAGCGGAGCGGGGGCTTGTTACTGGAACGCCGGTTGGATGCGCGTGCGGCGAGGGCGTTTTGGATTGGAAGAAGATCATTGACATCGTTCGTCAAAAAACGCCGCGCGACATCGTCTTTTCCGTCGAGTGCGGGACGCCAACGCAAGCCGCCAAAAGTTTGGAACATCTCGCTGACCAGCTTAAATAATCAAAAAGAAAGAATGGCGGCATTCATCATTTCCTTGAATCTTTTTTATTTTATAAAACGACGTTCCATCTTTACATTAGATGTAAGTATAATAATTTCTAATCAATTTTTTTATATCTATGAAGCCGGGAGATAACAAGATTTTAAATATTCTCATAAACGGCATAATCTAAGAATTTCCTTGCGCCTGGCGCGATTCGAACGCGCGACCGACGGATTAGGAATCCGTTTTTCCGCTATAAATCTCCTACCATCACTTACTACTACCCTTGAAAACATTAGGAAATTGGAGATAATTTATCTATAAACAACTATTGACAAGTACGAAATACTATAAAATTTGCTCACTTTATGCTCACTCCAGAAAAGGAAAAAATCCC
Proteins encoded in this region:
- a CDS encoding Gfo/Idh/MocA family oxidoreductase, which encodes MNRLTRRLFLKNSAIAAGAVCAPAIVPSFALGKDGAAAPSEKIAIGSIGLGNRGSSNMRQFMRYDDVRVIAVCDVSKIQRQKAKEIVDDFYDNKDCYAYGDFRELIARKDIDAVSLATPDHWHVLIGLAASRAGKDMYFEKPVGLSMEQGQALRKAIKDNKNVFQFGTQQRSSNDFRFACELARNQRIGELKTIFVGAPASWPIPQDAEIPVPDDLDYDMWLGPAPKVPYSYQRCRPYNDKESYSSWYHIYDYCLGFIANWGVHHLDIAQWGNGTDDTTPIDVEGKGEFPQEGIANCCIKWELEFHYANGVTMIYTDNQGRAKQGIRFEGSKGWVHVNRQGIDAEPKPLLSAKIGKDEIHLPESGDHHRNFLDAVKIRGATICPVETAVHSDTICQLSNIAVRLGRKLRWNPELEQFIDDDEANGMLKRPMREPWTLNA
- a CDS encoding sugar phosphate isomerase/epimerase family protein, giving the protein MGNILIGLNAEFSRSSDKPFEWAVEKAAEMGFKYFEPMVHFGRELMSEAGYYHTVSMFDDPYRIKDACDKAGLTISALQAHGPLGRPDVHGEYIKLAIRAAAEIGVPVVNTDEGVKAKWTTEEEDFVLIKYTLREASFIAERRGVKIGIEPHAQYSRNPDGLDRIYNLVDSPAIGINFDTGNAYLCGHDVYAWLERVAERLVHLHAKDISVEHSEAERGLVTGTPVGCACGEGVLDWKKIIDIVRQKTPRDIVFSVECGTPTQAAKSLEHLADQLK